Proteins encoded by one window of Chroococcidiopsis sp. TS-821:
- a CDS encoding glycosyltransferase WbuB, giving the protein MMRILIYGLNYTPELTGVGKYTGEMAEWLAAQGHEVRVVTALPYYPAWQIDPRFSPWRYCTESIKDVKVWRCPLWVPQKPTGLKRILHLASFALSSLPVVLWQGLTWQPDIVFVVEPAFFCVVGALLASRISGAKAWLHIQDFEIDAGFDLGLLPSSGIIRSSISIIERWLTNRFDRVSTISERMLERLKSKGVFAQKCVYFPNWVDTTKIYPLPNSSLLRQKLGIASDTFVALYSGSMGEKQGLEILLAAAQLLATDYPNILFVLCGEGSAKEQLQKSAKKLPNVRFLNLQPVDKLNDLLNLADVHLLPQLCNAADLVMPSKLQGMCASGRPVIATVLPDTQIAQVLQNCGLTVMPGDTTALTESIIYLATHPKRCLELGKAARKFTINNWQQAKILQQLEQKFDLLCLTPKLEIDGARLEQSLKSD; this is encoded by the coding sequence ATGATGCGTATACTTATATACGGACTTAACTATACCCCTGAATTGACCGGTGTTGGAAAATATACAGGAGAGATGGCGGAGTGGCTTGCAGCGCAAGGACATGAAGTTCGAGTGGTGACAGCATTACCTTATTATCCAGCATGGCAAATAGACCCCCGTTTTTCCCCTTGGCGTTACTGTACTGAGTCTATTAAAGATGTCAAGGTATGGCGCTGTCCTTTATGGGTTCCGCAAAAACCAACAGGATTGAAAAGAATTTTACATCTAGCCTCTTTTGCGCTCTCCAGTCTTCCTGTTGTTTTGTGGCAAGGATTAACCTGGCAACCTGACATTGTGTTTGTGGTGGAGCCTGCTTTTTTCTGTGTCGTAGGTGCATTGCTTGCTAGTCGTATCAGCGGTGCTAAGGCGTGGCTGCACATTCAAGATTTTGAAATTGATGCAGGCTTCGACTTGGGACTTTTACCATCTTCAGGAATAATTCGCTCCTCGATATCAATCATCGAGCGTTGGCTGACAAATCGCTTCGATCGCGTCTCTACAATCTCTGAACGGATGCTGGAAAGACTCAAGTCTAAAGGAGTGTTCGCACAAAAATGCGTTTATTTTCCTAATTGGGTAGATACAACAAAAATTTATCCTCTACCAAACTCGAGTCTCCTGCGCCAAAAATTGGGGATCGCATCAGATACGTTCGTTGCCTTGTACTCCGGTAGTATGGGAGAAAAGCAAGGGCTAGAAATTTTACTAGCTGCTGCACAACTACTCGCTACTGACTATCCCAATATACTGTTTGTCTTATGCGGCGAAGGCTCTGCTAAAGAGCAACTACAAAAATCGGCAAAAAAATTGCCAAATGTGCGTTTTTTGAATCTACAACCTGTTGATAAACTTAACGATTTATTAAATCTTGCCGACGTTCACTTATTGCCTCAGTTATGTAATGCTGCAGACTTAGTCATGCCTTCCAAACTGCAAGGTATGTGTGCTTCAGGAAGACCAGTAATCGCTACTGTACTTCCAGATACTCAAATTGCTCAAGTTCTACAAAATTGTGGTCTTACAGTTATGCCAGGAGATACTACAGCTTTAACTGAGTCAATCATTTATCTTGCAACACACCCAAAACGATGTCTAGAATTAGGTAAAGCTGCACGTAAGTTTACCATTAATAATTGGCAACAAGCAAAAATTTTGCAACAGCTAGAACAAAAGTTTGATTTGCTATGCTTGACGCCAAAGCTTGAGATCGATGGCGCGCGGCTAGAGCAATCCTTAAAATCTGATTAA